A region from the Pseudomonas sp. KU26590 genome encodes:
- the mdcA gene encoding malonate decarboxylase subunit alpha: MTTTTKLDPRWSRRRTEKLRRLDLVRSFADGVVLPTDKIVAALEALIAPGDRVVLEGNNQKQADFLSRSLVKADPAKLHDLHMIMPSVGRAEHLDLFERGIARKLDFSFAGTQSLRISQLLEDGLLEIGAIHTYIELYSRLLVDLIPNVVLSAGFMADRAGNIYTGASTEDTPALIEPAAFSDGIVIVQVNQLVDDVSDLPRVDIPASWVDFVVVADKPFYIEPLFTRDPRHIKPVHVLMAMMAIRGIYEKHNVQSLNHGIGFNTAAIELILPTYGESLGLKGKICRNWTLNPHPTLIPAIESGWVESVHCFGTELGMENYIAARPDVFFTGHDGSMRSNRMMCQLAGQYAVDLFIGATLQVDGDGHSSTVTRGRLAGFGGAPNMGHDPRGRRHATPAWLDMRQHSGDGPDAYLERGKKLVVQMVETFQEGGKPTFVETLDAVEVAKKSGMPLAPIMIYGDDVTHLLTEEGIAYLYKARTLEERQALIAAVAGVTSIGMRHNPKDTARMRREGLIALPEDLGIRRTDASRELLAAKSVAELVEWSGGLYNPPAKFRSW; encoded by the coding sequence ATGACCACAACAACTAAACTTGACCCGCGCTGGTCGCGTCGTCGCACTGAAAAGCTGCGGCGGCTCGACCTGGTGCGTTCCTTCGCCGATGGCGTTGTACTGCCGACTGACAAGATTGTTGCGGCGCTTGAGGCGTTGATTGCGCCGGGCGATCGCGTGGTGCTTGAAGGCAATAACCAGAAGCAGGCGGATTTCCTTTCCCGCTCACTGGTGAAGGCCGATCCCGCCAAGTTGCATGACCTGCACATGATCATGCCCAGCGTCGGCCGGGCCGAGCATCTGGACCTATTCGAACGCGGCATTGCCCGCAAGCTGGACTTCTCTTTCGCCGGTACGCAAAGCCTGCGCATCAGCCAGTTGCTGGAAGACGGTCTGCTGGAAATCGGCGCGATTCATACCTATATCGAGCTGTATTCCCGCCTGTTGGTCGACCTGATTCCCAACGTCGTGCTCTCGGCCGGTTTCATGGCTGACCGGGCCGGCAACATCTACACCGGCGCCAGCACCGAAGACACCCCCGCCCTGATCGAACCGGCCGCCTTCAGCGATGGCATCGTCATCGTGCAGGTCAACCAGTTGGTGGATGACGTCAGCGACCTGCCGCGCGTGGACATCCCGGCGTCATGGGTCGACTTCGTGGTCGTCGCCGACAAGCCGTTCTACATCGAGCCGCTGTTCACTCGCGACCCGCGCCACATCAAGCCGGTGCACGTGCTGATGGCGATGATGGCGATTCGCGGGATCTACGAGAAACACAACGTTCAGTCCCTCAACCACGGCATCGGTTTCAACACCGCCGCGATAGAACTAATCCTGCCGACCTACGGCGAATCCCTGGGCCTGAAGGGCAAGATCTGCCGCAACTGGACGCTCAATCCGCACCCAACGCTGATCCCCGCCATCGAAAGCGGCTGGGTCGAAAGCGTGCATTGCTTCGGCACCGAACTGGGCATGGAAAACTACATTGCGGCGCGGCCCGACGTGTTCTTCACCGGCCACGATGGTTCCATGCGCTCCAACCGAATGATGTGCCAGCTGGCCGGGCAGTACGCCGTGGACCTGTTCATCGGCGCCACGCTGCAAGTGGACGGCGACGGTCATTCCTCCACCGTCACGCGCGGACGCCTTGCCGGTTTTGGCGGCGCGCCAAATATGGGCCATGACCCGCGCGGCCGGCGTCACGCTACACCCGCCTGGCTGGACATGCGCCAGCACAGTGGCGACGGCCCCGATGCCTATCTTGAACGCGGCAAAAAGCTCGTCGTGCAAATGGTCGAGACCTTCCAGGAAGGCGGCAAACCCACTTTCGTCGAGACGCTGGACGCCGTGGAAGTCGCGAAGAAAAGCGGCATGCCCTTGGCGCCGATCATGATCTACGGCGACGACGTCACTCATCTGCTGACCGAAGAAGGCATCGCCTATCTGTACAAGGCGCGAACGCTGGAAGAGCGTCAGGCGCTGATCGCCGCCGTGGCGGGCGTGACCTCGATTGGCATGCGCCACAACCCGAAAGACACCGCCCGTATGCGCCGTGAAGGGCTGATTGCGCTGCCTGAGGATTTGGGCATTCGTCGCACCGATGCCAGCCGCGAACTGCTTGCCGCCAAGAGCGTCGCCGAGCTGGTGGAATGGTCTGGCGGTTTGTACAACCCGCCTGCGAAATTCAGGAGCTGGTGA
- a CDS encoding Fic family protein, producing MKQSAKWIWQHPKWPSFSWDVEPLAPLLRACTQAQGQLLGMIGASGTHANVERELDALLQNVLTSSAIEGEQLNVESVRSSLAKRLGLASDERVTARSEGLAELMLDATQQYDAPLTSERLMHWHQLLFPEPSALLANPIQVGTLRGPEPMQVVSGRIDQPVVHFEAPAHEGLEKKLDDFFYWFNSSRADPTLDPLIRAGIAHFWFVTLHPFDDGNGRLTRAITDLAMAQGEHQAIRFYAMSASILAHRQHYYRILEATQRGGLNITEWLVWFLQTLLHTLEQAMQRIHRVLAKARFWQAHRDDGLSAEQIKVLNRLLNGDLLSGKPDAGFTNGVSAAQYQAVAKVSKATATRHLQDLLEKDCLVKLPGGGRSTRYQINWAD from the coding sequence GTGAAACAGTCAGCAAAATGGATTTGGCAACACCCCAAATGGCCTTCCTTCTCCTGGGACGTTGAGCCGTTGGCGCCGCTGTTGCGGGCGTGCACCCAGGCGCAGGGGCAGTTGTTGGGGATGATTGGCGCGTCAGGCACCCACGCGAATGTCGAGCGCGAACTGGACGCCCTGCTGCAAAACGTCCTCACCTCATCGGCCATTGAAGGTGAGCAGCTGAATGTGGAGTCGGTGCGTTCGTCTCTGGCAAAGCGGCTCGGGCTCGCCAGCGATGAACGTGTGACGGCGCGCAGTGAAGGTCTGGCGGAACTGATGCTGGATGCCACCCAACAATACGACGCGCCGCTGACGTCTGAACGGCTGATGCATTGGCATCAGTTGTTGTTCCCCGAGCCGAGCGCGCTGCTGGCAAACCCTATCCAGGTCGGGACGCTCAGAGGGCCTGAGCCCATGCAGGTCGTGTCCGGTCGCATCGACCAGCCCGTGGTGCATTTCGAGGCACCTGCGCACGAAGGTCTGGAGAAAAAGCTCGATGACTTTTTCTACTGGTTCAACAGCAGCCGCGCCGATCCTACCCTTGACCCACTGATCCGCGCGGGCATCGCGCATTTCTGGTTCGTGACGCTGCACCCGTTCGACGATGGCAACGGACGTTTGACCCGCGCGATCACTGACCTTGCCATGGCCCAGGGCGAACACCAGGCCATACGCTTTTACGCCATGTCCGCCAGCATCCTTGCCCACCGTCAGCACTATTACCGGATTCTGGAGGCGACCCAGCGCGGCGGCCTGAACATCACTGAATGGCTCGTGTGGTTTTTACAGACCTTGCTCCACACCCTGGAGCAGGCCATGCAGCGTATCCACCGGGTCTTGGCGAAGGCCAGGTTCTGGCAAGCCCACCGGGATGACGGCCTGTCTGCGGAGCAGATCAAGGTGCTCAACCGGTTGCTGAATGGCGACCTGCTGTCGGGGAAACCTGACGCGGGTTTTACCAATGGCGTCAGCGCCGCCCAATACCAGGCAGTCGCCAAAGTCAGTAAAGCCACCGCCACCCGGCATCTTCAGGACCTGTTGGAAAAGGACTGCCTGGTAAAGCTGCCTGGCGGCGGGCGCAGCACCCGCTATCAGATCAACTGGGCGGACTAA
- a CDS encoding Hpt domain-containing protein has translation MADRHDYVALEWVKGEIAETLTHARQALDTFVARPHDAAAMDECLELIHQVHGSLQMIEFYGAALFAEEIEQLALALKQGHVAQESEAIQLLNLAMTQLPVYLERVHSARRDLPLVVLPLLNDLRSARGESLLSETSLFSPQLLSIPALDAEALAERDSLELPAKLRKLRQTLQTALVGLLRDQDVQTQLGYMGKVFARLEVLCEDAPLEPLWRIASALVETMLSGNFTNSPALRSLFKDADKELKRLLDQGIEGINQPAPDELLKSLLFYIAKSDSEAQKMTDLKDQYALADALPHSALVAEERARMAGPDRDAMRSVIIALCDELVRTKERLDVFVRGDRQHVSELSALLPPLRQIADTLAVLGFGQPRKVIIDQMTVVQGMAQGQRAPDDATLMDVAGALLYVESTLAGMAGTVNQSSPEESRLPTTDLSQIHQLVIKEARIVLQQAKDVIDAYVDGELDRARLQPLSEQLIQVRGALAMIPLARASGLLAACNDYITEHLLVDTESPAGSQLDHLADVIIGVEYYLERMAEDPEAPGEHVLDLAQESLARLGYSPVPDALDVPVLEEVISEEELQDLHERQALVSPTRTLAEVLASPLSAVNPPARNMPASLLPPPKGEQGIDDELREVFLEETDEMLEALREYVPRWRADPGNLSALGEIRRAFHTLKGSGRMVRALILGELAWSVENLLNRVLEHSVEPDVRVQQLLTDVQALLPDVIRDFAEDVQRQRDDVDQLAAQAHALAQGEAGDVEPAQRLDDEEGFDPQLLEIFRQEAHTHLNTVSRYLDAAQGADAPVFSNDLLRALHTLKGSAYMAGVLPIAELASPLDQLVREFKTNLIAVGQDEIDLLRAAEPLFHQGLAQLNADPLMPIEGAAALIQQAQELLDARLADALSDDSNGLRTRRNPQLIASFLAEGMDILLDADNLLKDWRQHPGHRQELNALLDELTMLGHGAHMADLPQVDELCEALLDLYGAVEESSLAVSERFFDEAEKAHEALINMLDQVAAGQEVQPCPERVSALRGLLAEALDPGAMGVIKRDGDGATRITEMEEVSERLAKPVQPASDDFDQEIVEIFLEEAMDILDIAGPALQRWLDDPQNPSPLSSLQRDLHTLKGGARMAEIGPVGDLGHELESLYEGLLDRRCGYSPQLAELLVHSHDHLSLMLEQLQHRSALASPAPLIEKIREFRQRNCYLLPNDGATRNVRTMIHSLDERDPELLEIFLEEADDIIESSSAALVRWQADPHNTLEVENLLRDLHTLKGGARMVEIVPIGDLAHELESLYEGLSTGALKNSALLNGLLQSGHDMLADMVDAVRGYEPLPNPALLIESIAHYTASGAAREPVEKPEEVPALLPAPAVDPAAAQAEADGERTGPEMIKVPAEQLEDLANLAGETSIFRGRVEQQVSDAQVTLVEMETTIERMRDQLRRLDIETQGRILSRDHHVDQRGYEAFDPLEMDRHSQLQQLSRALFESASDLMDLKETLDTRAHEAETLLLQQARVNTELQESLMRTRMVPFERMVPRLRRIVRQVSGELNKKVKFDVINAEGEMDRNVLERMVAPLEHMLRNAVDHGLESIEERLAAGKSEWGHITLSLAHEGGDIVIEMRDDGAGVDFEAVRRKAIKRGIISPDAELSEHDILQFILRAGFSTAETITQISGRGVGMDVVHAEVKDLGGSMVIDSKAGEGARFRVRLPFSVSVNRALMVQCGEEQYAVPLNSIEGIVRVMPSELETCYQSVPPRYEYSGRTYELRYLGELLNNGHPPKLSGQTQTQPLPVLLVHVHDQWVAVQVDALAGSREIVVKNLGPQFSAIPGIAGATILGDGRVVLILDLFAHIRRFHAKLLALQVAGHAPVRYVEPEQARPLLVMVVDDSVTVRKVTGRLLERNGMNVLTAKDGVDAMALLQEHTPDIMLLDIEMPRMDGFEVVSKLRGDDAWKHLPIIMITSRSGQKHRDHAMALGVNEYMSKPYQEAALLESIAHWSHAHV, from the coding sequence ATGGCTGACCGTCACGATTACGTGGCCCTGGAGTGGGTCAAAGGCGAAATAGCCGAAACCCTCACACACGCCCGACAAGCACTGGACACCTTCGTCGCCCGGCCCCACGACGCCGCGGCAATGGACGAGTGCCTTGAGCTCATCCATCAGGTTCACGGCAGCCTGCAGATGATCGAGTTCTACGGCGCCGCGCTGTTCGCCGAAGAAATCGAACAGCTGGCCCTGGCGCTCAAACAGGGCCACGTTGCCCAGGAAAGCGAAGCGATTCAGCTGCTGAATCTGGCGATGACGCAATTGCCGGTCTACCTGGAACGTGTTCATTCCGCCCGCCGTGATCTGCCGCTGGTGGTGCTGCCGCTGCTCAACGATTTGCGCAGCGCCCGGGGCGAAAGTCTGCTGTCCGAGACCAGCCTGTTTTCACCGCAATTACTCTCTATCCCCGCCCTCGATGCCGAGGCCCTGGCCGAGCGCGACAGCCTGGAGCTGCCCGCGAAACTGCGCAAGCTGCGGCAGACGCTGCAAACCGCGCTGGTCGGGCTGCTTCGCGATCAGGACGTACAGACCCAACTCGGTTACATGGGCAAAGTGTTCGCCCGGCTTGAGGTGTTGTGCGAAGACGCGCCGCTTGAACCGCTGTGGCGCATCGCGTCCGCACTGGTCGAAACCATGCTCAGCGGCAACTTCACCAACAGCCCGGCGCTGCGCAGCCTGTTCAAGGACGCCGACAAAGAACTCAAACGTCTGCTGGATCAAGGCATCGAAGGCATCAATCAGCCTGCGCCCGACGAACTGCTGAAAAGCCTGTTGTTTTACATCGCCAAGTCCGACAGCGAGGCGCAGAAGATGACGGACTTGAAGGACCAGTACGCGCTCGCCGATGCGCTGCCCCACAGCGCCCTGGTCGCTGAGGAACGTGCGCGCATGGCCGGGCCGGATCGCGACGCCATGCGCTCGGTGATCATCGCCCTGTGCGATGAGTTGGTGCGGACCAAGGAGCGGCTCGACGTTTTTGTTCGCGGAGATCGTCAGCACGTCAGCGAGCTAAGTGCGTTGCTGCCGCCGCTGCGGCAGATCGCCGACACTCTGGCGGTGCTGGGCTTTGGTCAGCCGCGCAAAGTCATCATCGATCAGATGACCGTGGTGCAGGGCATGGCTCAAGGGCAGCGCGCACCCGATGACGCCACCTTGATGGACGTCGCCGGGGCACTGCTGTACGTCGAATCCACCCTTGCGGGCATGGCCGGAACGGTCAACCAGAGCAGCCCCGAAGAGAGCCGTCTGCCGACGACCGACCTCAGCCAGATCCACCAATTGGTCATCAAGGAAGCGCGCATCGTCCTGCAGCAGGCCAAGGACGTGATCGACGCCTACGTCGACGGCGAGCTGGACCGCGCGCGTCTGCAGCCGCTGTCGGAGCAATTGATTCAGGTGCGCGGCGCGCTGGCGATGATCCCGCTGGCGCGGGCATCCGGCTTGCTGGCCGCCTGCAACGACTACATCACCGAGCACTTGCTGGTCGACACCGAAAGCCCGGCCGGGTCGCAGCTCGATCACCTGGCTGACGTGATCATCGGCGTCGAGTATTACCTCGAACGCATGGCCGAAGACCCGGAAGCGCCGGGTGAACATGTGCTGGATCTGGCCCAGGAAAGTCTCGCCCGGCTTGGTTACTCGCCGGTCCCCGACGCGCTGGATGTGCCGGTGCTCGAAGAAGTCATCAGCGAAGAAGAACTGCAAGATCTGCATGAGCGGCAGGCATTGGTCAGCCCGACTCGGACCCTCGCCGAAGTGCTGGCCAGCCCGCTGTCGGCGGTCAACCCGCCGGCGCGCAACATGCCGGCCAGCCTGTTGCCGCCGCCGAAGGGCGAGCAGGGCATCGATGACGAGCTGCGCGAAGTCTTCCTCGAAGAAACCGACGAGATGCTCGAAGCACTGCGCGAGTACGTGCCGCGCTGGCGTGCCGATCCCGGCAATCTTTCGGCGCTGGGCGAGATCCGTCGTGCGTTTCACACGCTCAAGGGCAGCGGCCGTATGGTGCGTGCGCTGATTCTGGGCGAACTGGCGTGGTCGGTGGAGAACCTGCTGAACCGCGTGCTGGAGCACAGCGTCGAGCCGGACGTGCGAGTGCAGCAGTTACTCACAGACGTACAGGCCTTGCTGCCGGACGTGATCCGTGATTTCGCCGAGGACGTTCAGCGTCAGCGTGACGATGTTGACCAACTGGCCGCCCAGGCCCACGCGTTGGCCCAGGGCGAAGCGGGTGACGTCGAGCCTGCGCAGCGGCTGGATGACGAAGAGGGTTTCGATCCGCAGTTGCTGGAGATTTTCCGTCAGGAAGCCCACACCCACCTGAACACGGTGAGCCGTTATCTCGACGCTGCTCAGGGTGCCGATGCGCCGGTGTTCAGCAACGATTTGCTGCGCGCGCTGCACACCCTCAAAGGCAGCGCGTACATGGCCGGCGTCTTGCCGATCGCCGAGCTGGCGAGCCCGCTGGATCAACTGGTCCGCGAATTCAAGACCAACCTGATCGCGGTCGGCCAGGACGAAATCGACCTGCTGCGTGCTGCCGAACCCTTGTTTCATCAGGGCCTGGCCCAGCTGAATGCCGACCCGCTGATGCCCATCGAAGGCGCTGCGGCATTGATTCAACAGGCGCAGGAGCTGCTCGATGCGCGGCTGGCCGATGCCTTGAGCGACGACAGTAATGGCCTGCGCACGCGGCGCAATCCGCAGTTGATCGCGAGCTTCCTCGCTGAAGGCATGGACATCCTGCTGGACGCCGACAACCTGCTCAAAGACTGGCGCCAGCACCCTGGCCACCGCCAGGAACTGAACGCGCTGCTCGACGAACTGACCATGCTCGGCCACGGCGCGCACATGGCCGATCTGCCTCAGGTCGACGAACTGTGCGAAGCGCTGCTCGACCTGTATGGCGCGGTGGAGGAGAGCAGCCTTGCCGTCAGCGAACGGTTCTTCGATGAAGCCGAAAAGGCCCACGAAGCGCTGATCAACATGCTCGATCAGGTCGCCGCCGGACAGGAAGTTCAGCCTTGTCCCGAACGGGTGAGCGCCTTGCGCGGTCTGCTCGCCGAAGCGCTGGACCCCGGCGCAATGGGCGTTATCAAACGTGATGGCGATGGGGCAACCCGCATCACGGAGATGGAAGAGGTCAGCGAACGCCTCGCCAAGCCTGTCCAGCCTGCGAGTGATGATTTCGATCAGGAAATCGTCGAGATCTTCCTCGAAGAGGCGATGGACATTCTCGATATCGCCGGTCCTGCGCTGCAACGCTGGCTCGACGACCCGCAAAACCCGTCGCCGTTGTCATCGTTGCAACGTGACCTGCACACCCTCAAAGGGGGCGCGCGCATGGCCGAAATCGGGCCCGTGGGCGACCTCGGTCACGAGCTGGAGTCGCTCTACGAAGGCCTGCTTGACCGACGTTGCGGTTATTCGCCGCAACTGGCCGAGCTGCTGGTGCACAGCCACGATCACCTGTCGCTGATGCTTGAGCAGTTGCAGCACCGTTCGGCGCTGGCCAGTCCCGCGCCGCTGATCGAGAAGATTCGCGAGTTTCGGCAGCGCAACTGCTACCTGCTGCCCAACGACGGTGCGACTCGCAACGTCAGGACGATGATTCACTCGCTGGACGAGCGCGATCCGGAACTGCTGGAAATCTTCCTCGAAGAAGCCGACGACATCATCGAGAGCAGCAGCGCAGCATTGGTGCGCTGGCAGGCCGATCCGCACAACACGCTGGAAGTCGAAAACCTGCTGCGTGACCTGCACACGCTCAAGGGCGGCGCGCGCATGGTGGAAATCGTGCCGATCGGCGATCTGGCTCACGAGCTGGAATCGCTGTACGAAGGGTTGTCCACAGGCGCGCTGAAAAACAGCGCACTGCTCAACGGCCTGCTGCAGAGCGGCCACGACATGCTCGCCGACATGGTCGATGCCGTTCGCGGTTACGAGCCGTTGCCCAACCCGGCGCTGCTGATCGAGAGCATCGCTCACTACACCGCGTCCGGGGCCGCCCGCGAACCTGTCGAAAAACCTGAGGAAGTGCCAGCGCTGCTGCCAGCGCCCGCTGTTGATCCGGCGGCTGCACAGGCCGAGGCCGATGGCGAGCGCACCGGCCCGGAGATGATTAAGGTCCCGGCCGAGCAGCTGGAAGACCTGGCGAATCTGGCGGGCGAAACCTCGATATTCCGGGGACGTGTCGAGCAGCAAGTCAGCGACGCGCAGGTCACGCTGGTGGAAATGGAAACCACCATCGAGCGGATGCGCGATCAACTGCGCCGACTCGATATCGAAACCCAGGGCCGCATTCTCAGTCGCGACCATCATGTTGATCAGCGCGGTTATGAAGCATTCGACCCGCTGGAAATGGACCGTCATTCGCAGCTGCAGCAGTTGTCCCGGGCGCTGTTCGAGTCCGCGTCCGACCTCATGGACCTCAAGGAAACCCTCGACACCCGCGCCCACGAGGCAGAAACCCTGCTGCTGCAACAGGCGCGGGTGAACACCGAGCTTCAGGAAAGCCTGATGCGCACGCGCATGGTGCCGTTCGAACGCATGGTGCCGCGTCTGCGCCGGATCGTTCGTCAGGTGTCGGGCGAGCTGAACAAGAAGGTCAAGTTCGACGTGATCAACGCCGAGGGCGAGATGGACCGCAACGTGCTTGAACGCATGGTCGCGCCGCTGGAGCACATGCTGCGCAACGCCGTCGATCATGGCCTGGAGAGCATCGAGGAACGCCTGGCCGCCGGCAAGTCCGAGTGGGGGCATATCACGCTGAGTCTGGCCCACGAAGGTGGTGACATCGTTATCGAGATGCGCGACGACGGCGCCGGTGTCGACTTCGAGGCGGTGCGGCGCAAGGCGATCAAGCGCGGCATCATCAGCCCCGACGCCGAGCTGAGCGAACACGACATTCTGCAGTTCATCCTGCGCGCAGGCTTTTCCACCGCCGAGACCATCACCCAGATTTCCGGGCGCGGCGTCGGCATGGACGTGGTGCACGCCGAGGTCAAGGACCTGGGCGGTTCGATGGTCATTGATTCCAAGGCGGGTGAGGGCGCGCGTTTCCGTGTCCGCTTGCCGTTCTCGGTGTCGGTCAACCGCGCGCTGATGGTGCAGTGCGGCGAAGAACAGTATGCCGTGCCGCTGAACAGCATCGAGGGCATCGTGCGCGTGATGCCAAGCGAGCTGGAGACGTGTTATCAATCCGTGCCGCCGCGCTATGAGTACAGCGGGCGGACCTACGAATTGCGTTATCTGGGCGAACTGCTCAATAACGGTCATCCGCCGAAATTGAGCGGCCAGACACAAACCCAGCCGCTGCCGGTGCTTTTGGTCCACGTACACGATCAGTGGGTCGCGGTGCAGGTGGATGCGCTGGCCGGCTCGCGGGAAATCGTGGTGAAAAACCTGGGCCCGCAGTTTTCCGCGATACCCGGCATTGCCGGCGCGACCATCCTGGGCGACGGCCGCGTGGTGCTGATCCTCGACCTGTTTGCGCACATCCGGCGCTTTCACGCCAAGCTGCTCGCGCTGCAAGTCGCCGGTCACGCGCCGGTGCGTTACGTCGAACCGGAACAGGCGCGGCCGTTGCTGGTGATGGTGGTGGATGACTCGGTGACCGTGCGCAAGGTCACTGGCCGCCTGCTGGAACGCAACGGCATGAACGTGCTGACGGCCAAGGATGGGGTCGATGCCATGGCGCTGCTGCAGGAGCACACCCCGGACATCATGCTGCTGGACATCGAGATGCCGCGCATGGACGGCTTTGAGGTGGTCAGCAAGCTTCGTGGGGATGACGCCTGGAAACACCTTCCAATCATCATGATCACGTCGCGATCGGGGCAGAAGCACCGCGACCACGCCATGGCGCTGGGGGTGAACGAATACATGAGCAAGCCGTATCAGGAAGCCGCACTGCTGGAAAGCATCGCCCACTGGAGCCACGCCCATGTCTGA
- a CDS encoding chemotaxis protein CheW yields MSDTTTQTARLTSLTGLLIPLSDRHLLLPNVAVAELIDYQDSVADPAAPQWYLGPINWRNRSLPLLSFEAACGSRARVGGRARIVVLNALGGRPDLKFIALLTQGIPRSCKLDSQLSYVDVPLAELELAAVQVGETVAKIPDLVALEEWLVDAGLVQVSGAGI; encoded by the coding sequence ATGTCTGACACCACCACGCAAACGGCGCGTCTGACCAGCTTGACCGGATTGCTCATCCCCTTGAGTGACCGGCATCTGTTGCTGCCCAACGTCGCTGTCGCGGAATTGATCGACTATCAGGACAGCGTCGCCGACCCCGCCGCACCGCAGTGGTACCTGGGCCCGATCAACTGGCGCAACCGCAGCCTGCCGCTGCTCAGCTTCGAAGCCGCCTGCGGCAGCCGCGCCCGTGTCGGAGGCCGCGCCCGCATCGTCGTGCTCAACGCCCTCGGCGGCCGGCCCGACCTCAAATTTATCGCCCTGCTGACCCAAGGCATTCCGCGCTCTTGCAAGCTGGATAGCCAGCTTAGCTACGTCGACGTGCCGCTGGCCGAGCTGGAACTGGCCGCGGTGCAAGTGGGCGAGACCGTGGCGAAGATCCCGGACCTTGTGGCGCTGGAAGAGTGGTTGGTGGATGCGGGGTTGGTGCAGGTAAGTGGCGCGGGGATTTGA
- a CDS encoding triphosphoribosyl-dephospho-CoA synthase, whose protein sequence is MRAFNVAFEAFDATPSSASVAERLADLAVDALIDEADLSPKPALVDRRSSGAHTDLHLGLMHASAISLWPAFKQMADAAITIGEINPLLRETIGRLGREGEVAMMRTTNGVNTHRGAIWALGLLVTAAALNPDDFSPEGLCQRAGRLALIEDRHQAANQRNSQSHGQTVAQKYGVTGAREQAQAGFPAVTQTGLPQLIRSRAAGHGEQNARLDALLAIMTTLSDTCVLYRAGEAGLHAMQHGAQRVLDAGGSATLSGRRALNQLDQQLLSLNASPGGAADLLAACLFIDRLEPALGDATRNV, encoded by the coding sequence ATGCGCGCATTCAACGTAGCTTTCGAGGCTTTCGATGCAACGCCGAGTTCGGCCTCAGTGGCTGAGCGCCTGGCCGATCTGGCCGTGGATGCGCTGATCGACGAAGCCGACCTGTCGCCAAAACCGGCGCTGGTCGATCGTCGCAGCAGTGGCGCTCACACCGATCTGCATCTGGGTCTGATGCACGCATCAGCGATCTCGCTGTGGCCCGCGTTCAAGCAGATGGCCGACGCCGCCATTACCATCGGCGAGATCAACCCGCTGTTGCGGGAAACCATTGGCCGACTCGGTCGCGAGGGCGAAGTCGCGATGATGCGCACCACCAACGGAGTGAACACTCACCGTGGTGCGATCTGGGCTTTGGGTTTGCTGGTCACTGCTGCAGCGCTGAATCCCGATGATTTTTCTCCAGAAGGACTCTGCCAGCGCGCAGGGCGCCTGGCATTGATCGAGGATCGTCATCAGGCCGCCAACCAGCGAAACAGCCAGAGCCATGGCCAGACCGTCGCTCAGAAATACGGCGTAACGGGTGCCCGGGAACAAGCGCAAGCGGGTTTCCCTGCCGTGACTCAAACCGGCTTGCCGCAACTCATTCGCAGCCGCGCCGCCGGCCATGGCGAGCAGAACGCGCGACTTGATGCGCTGCTGGCGATCATGACCACGCTGTCCGACACCTGCGTGCTGTATCGCGCGGGCGAAGCAGGCCTGCACGCCATGCAACACGGCGCGCAGCGGGTGCTGGATGCTGGCGGCAGCGCGACCCTCAGCGGCCGTCGCGCGCTGAATCAGCTGGATCAGCAACTGTTGAGCCTGAACGCCTCCCCCGGCGGCGCTGCCGATCTGCTCGCCGCTTGCCTGTTTATTGATCGCCTGGAGCCTGCGCTCGGCGATGCAACGAGGAACGTCTGA
- a CDS encoding malonate decarboxylase subunit delta, with protein sequence METLSFEFPAGQPPLGRALVGCVGSGDLEVLLEPGQPGKLTIQVLTSVNGSSARWENLFQRMFDGQTPPAMSIDIHDFGATPGVVRLRLEQGFEEVGHD encoded by the coding sequence ATGGAAACCCTGTCTTTTGAATTCCCTGCCGGTCAGCCGCCATTGGGTCGCGCGCTGGTAGGTTGCGTCGGTTCGGGTGATCTGGAAGTACTGCTCGAGCCGGGTCAGCCGGGCAAGCTGACGATCCAGGTGCTGACGTCGGTCAACGGCAGTTCGGCGCGCTGGGAAAACCTCTTCCAGCGCATGTTTGACGGCCAGACGCCACCGGCCATGAGCATCGACATCCACGACTTCGGCGCGACACCGGGCGTCGTTCGGCTGCGTCTGGAGCAAGGTTTCGAGGAGGTCGGTCATGACTGA